Proteins encoded in a region of the Bacillus sp. T3 genome:
- a CDS encoding cation-translocating P-type ATPase → MEEFYRQTSTEAMTALGVTEDGLQSEEVVKRRENYGWNELTEVKRRTFMMVFFSQFKDFLVIILMVAAAVSAFLGKAESTIVILIVLMINAILGTIQHLKAEQSLQSLKALSSPTAKVFRDGRKQEIPSKELVPGDILYLDAGDYVSGDGRILETYSLQVNESSLTGESESVLKTSEPIDQANLVVGDQKNMVFSGSFVTYGRAIVLVTGTGMKTEIGRIATLMETAKEKKTPLQTNLDHFGKKLALVIIILSMFIFALDIVRGRDVVDSFMFAVSLAVAAIPEALSSIVTIVLAIGTQKMAKENAIIRQLHAVESLGSISVICSDKTGTLTENKMTVKKVWVDGQAIEHDQLNTDKEIDRRLLSMAILCNDAVTIENKEIGDPTEVALVNLGEAYDMDELVMRDNYLRLGEVPFDSERKLMSTVNMVRGQLLMLTKGAPDIVLSRIDRLGTSDGIIELSQQHKQEIEQAYRRFSSEGLRVLGFAYKELEAGHEIGVEDEDKLIFVGLIAMVDPPRAESLSAVKNCIIAGIKPVMITGDHKITASAIARQTGILQNNEDAIEGAELEEMSDEELHERVSRLSVYARVSPEHKIRIVRAWQARGNIVAMTGDGVNDAPALKQADIGIAMGISGTEVAKDAAAMVLTDDNFSTIVKAINNGRSIFSNIKNSIKFLLSGNTAGIISVLYASLGALPVPFAPVHLLFINLLTDSLPAIAVGLEPHNKNVMKEKPRNINIPILNKYFATEIIAEGMIIALTTIISFHIGLAENSAVASTMAFATLCLSRLLHGFNSRSRLSIFKIGLFTNRSVWLAVILGITLLNLVLWFPPLMRVFEIAQLSGNQYFSIVGLSMLPLIIIQIYKYFFVK, encoded by the coding sequence ATGGAGGAATTTTACAGGCAGACATCAACAGAAGCAATGACAGCATTAGGGGTTACAGAAGATGGATTACAATCTGAAGAAGTAGTGAAGAGAAGAGAGAATTACGGTTGGAATGAACTGACTGAAGTAAAACGAAGGACGTTTATGATGGTGTTCTTCAGTCAATTTAAAGATTTTCTTGTCATCATCCTAATGGTAGCAGCTGCTGTCTCGGCATTCCTCGGTAAGGCAGAAAGTACAATCGTCATCCTAATTGTATTGATGATCAATGCAATCCTTGGAACGATCCAACATTTGAAGGCCGAGCAGTCATTACAAAGCTTAAAGGCACTTTCATCGCCGACTGCAAAGGTGTTTCGAGATGGTCGAAAACAGGAAATTCCATCAAAAGAATTGGTGCCTGGTGATATTCTTTATCTAGATGCAGGCGACTATGTCAGTGGTGATGGCCGTATTCTCGAAACTTACAGCTTACAAGTGAACGAAAGCTCTTTAACAGGCGAATCTGAAAGTGTATTAAAAACCTCTGAACCTATTGATCAAGCAAACCTGGTTGTTGGGGATCAGAAAAATATGGTGTTTTCCGGAAGCTTTGTAACGTATGGAAGAGCGATCGTCCTTGTTACGGGAACAGGGATGAAAACCGAAATTGGGCGAATTGCAACCCTAATGGAAACGGCAAAAGAAAAGAAAACACCGTTGCAAACAAATCTTGATCATTTTGGTAAAAAACTTGCGCTTGTCATCATTATTTTATCGATGTTCATTTTCGCACTCGATATTGTAAGAGGCCGCGATGTGGTGGATTCATTTATGTTTGCTGTCTCTCTCGCAGTTGCAGCGATTCCAGAGGCGTTGAGTTCGATTGTTACAATTGTTCTTGCGATTGGGACACAGAAAATGGCGAAGGAAAATGCGATTATCAGACAGCTTCATGCGGTTGAAAGCCTCGGCAGCATTTCAGTTATTTGTTCTGATAAAACAGGAACCTTAACGGAAAATAAAATGACGGTGAAAAAAGTTTGGGTAGACGGTCAGGCGATTGAGCATGATCAACTGAACACTGATAAGGAGATCGATCGCAGGCTACTATCAATGGCTATTCTTTGTAATGATGCCGTGACGATTGAAAATAAGGAAATAGGTGATCCAACAGAAGTCGCTCTAGTTAATCTTGGGGAAGCGTATGACATGGATGAATTGGTGATGAGAGATAATTATTTGCGTCTTGGTGAGGTGCCGTTTGATTCAGAACGTAAGCTTATGAGTACTGTGAACATGGTCCGTGGTCAATTGCTGATGTTGACAAAGGGTGCACCTGATATCGTCTTATCAAGAATTGACAGACTTGGAACATCAGATGGCATCATCGAGCTTTCACAACAGCATAAACAGGAAATTGAACAAGCATACAGGAGGTTTTCAAGTGAAGGATTACGTGTGCTTGGTTTTGCTTATAAGGAGCTTGAAGCAGGACATGAAATTGGCGTTGAGGATGAGGATAAGTTAATTTTTGTCGGACTAATCGCGATGGTCGATCCACCGCGAGCGGAATCATTAAGTGCGGTAAAAAACTGCATCATAGCAGGGATTAAACCTGTCATGATCACAGGTGATCATAAAATCACGGCAAGTGCGATTGCAAGACAAACAGGAATTTTACAAAATAATGAAGATGCGATTGAAGGAGCAGAGCTTGAAGAAATGAGCGATGAAGAACTCCATGAACGTGTATCGAGACTGTCTGTTTACGCAAGAGTATCACCTGAGCATAAAATAAGAATTGTCAGGGCTTGGCAAGCTCGAGGAAATATTGTTGCCATGACAGGAGACGGTGTAAATGATGCACCGGCACTTAAACAAGCTGATATTGGAATTGCCATGGGGATCTCAGGGACCGAGGTTGCCAAGGATGCTGCAGCAATGGTGTTAACGGATGATAACTTTTCTACAATCGTAAAAGCCATTAACAATGGACGGAGCATCTTTTCCAATATTAAAAACTCTATTAAATTTCTCTTATCGGGAAATACAGCTGGAATCATCTCTGTCCTCTATGCATCACTAGGAGCATTGCCTGTTCCATTTGCACCAGTCCACCTGTTATTTATTAACCTTTTGACAGATAGTCTTCCTGCTATCGCAGTAGGCCTTGAACCCCATAATAAAAATGTAATGAAGGAAAAACCAAGAAATATAAATATACCAATTCTCAATAAATATTTTGCAACTGAAATTATTGCAGAGGGAATGATTATCGCTTTGACCACGATTATCTCATTCCATATTGGCTTAGCCGAAAACAGTGCTGTTGCTAGCACAATGGCTTTTGCAACTTTGTGCCTTTCTAGACTGCTCCATGGCTTTAATTCAAGATCAAGGTTGTCCATATTTAAAATCGGATTGTTTACCAATCGATCAGTTTGGTTGGCTGTCATACTGGGAATTACATTGCTAAATCTCGTATTATGGTTTCCTCCGTTAATGAGAGTGTTTGAGATTGCACAACTGTCTGGTAATCAATATTTCTCAATTGTGGGACTTAGCATGTTGCCTTTAATCATCATTCAAATTTATAAATACTTTTTTGTGAAGTAA